A portion of the Micromonospora vinacea genome contains these proteins:
- a CDS encoding ROK family transcriptional regulator has product MELARATNRSVRLRNRSALLTRLFLDGPLTRQDLVRSTGLSQPAVSNVVADMIDEGLVAEAGAAESDGGRPSMLLRIAPRFAFLVGVDVGETRVRVELFDFAMTLLGSVEYPLDPARTEPDLVAGHVLAGIDAVTGSAGVAPGDVLGVGIGVSGVVEQGAEAVVHAQALGWDRVPLERLIGAGTDLPLHIDNGAKTLGQAEMWFGAGRGARHAVFALVGSGVGASVVTNGATYRGASSSAGEWGHTTLVYGGRACRCGARGCLEAYVGAEAIIDRYREARRGRPVPGEDEESQIAALVAAAETSATARRVLDDTAGYLGAGVANLINLFNPERVVLGGWAAMALGDLLPAVREAAGRQALRQPYEQASIELCRLGVDAVALGAATLPIARFLTEGGVRR; this is encoded by the coding sequence GTGGAGCTGGCGCGTGCCACCAACCGCAGCGTGCGGCTGCGCAATCGGTCCGCCCTGCTGACCAGGCTCTTCCTGGACGGCCCGCTCACCCGGCAGGACCTGGTGCGCAGCACCGGGCTGAGCCAGCCCGCGGTCAGCAACGTGGTGGCCGACATGATCGACGAAGGGCTGGTCGCCGAGGCCGGCGCCGCCGAGTCCGACGGCGGCCGGCCCAGCATGCTGCTGCGGATCGCGCCCCGCTTCGCCTTCCTGGTCGGCGTGGACGTCGGCGAGACCCGGGTCCGGGTGGAGCTGTTCGACTTCGCGATGACCCTGCTGGGCAGCGTCGAGTACCCGCTCGACCCGGCCCGTACCGAGCCCGACCTGGTGGCCGGGCACGTGCTGGCCGGCATCGACGCGGTCACCGGGTCGGCCGGGGTGGCCCCCGGCGACGTGCTGGGCGTCGGCATCGGCGTCTCCGGCGTGGTCGAGCAGGGCGCCGAGGCCGTCGTGCACGCCCAGGCCCTCGGCTGGGACCGGGTGCCGCTGGAGCGCCTGATCGGCGCCGGCACCGACCTGCCGCTGCACATCGACAACGGCGCGAAGACCCTCGGTCAGGCCGAGATGTGGTTCGGCGCCGGCCGGGGCGCCCGGCACGCCGTCTTCGCCCTGGTCGGCTCGGGAGTGGGCGCGTCGGTGGTGACAAACGGCGCTACCTACCGGGGCGCGTCCAGCAGCGCTGGGGAGTGGGGGCACACCACCCTGGTGTACGGCGGTCGGGCCTGCCGGTGCGGCGCGCGCGGCTGCCTGGAGGCGTACGTGGGGGCGGAGGCGATCATCGACCGCTACCGGGAGGCGCGTCGGGGTCGACCGGTGCCGGGCGAGGACGAGGAGTCCCAGATCGCCGCGCTGGTCGCCGCCGCCGAGACCTCGGCCACCGCCCGACGGGTGCTGGACGACACCGCCGGCTACCTCGGCGCCGGGGTGGCCAACCTGATCAACCTGTTCAACCCGGAGCGCGTGGTGCTCGGTGGCTGGGCGGCGATGGCCCTCGGCGACCTGCTGCCGGCCGTGCGGGAGGCGGCCGGCCGGCAGGCGCTGCGCCAGCCGTACGAGCAAGCGTCGATCGAGCTGTGCCGGCTCGGGGTGGACGCGGTGGCGCTGGGCGCTGCCACCCTCCCGATCGCCCGCTTCCTCACCGAGGGTGGCGTCCGCCGCTGA
- a CDS encoding ABC transporter substrate-binding protein, with amino-acid sequence MSRRHLGIFTAAVLAAASLTACGGSGDDSAASPKTLTYWASNQGASLEADKTILQPELDKFEKQTGIKVTVEVVPWSDLLNRLLAAAASGKGPDVVNIGNTWSASLQATGALVEFDDAALQAVGGKDRIVPAALAAAGAPGKPPAAVPLYSMAYSLYYNKKSFADAGITAPPTTWEQLAEYGKKLSTGGKWGLAIEGANPSENAHHAFTFSQQYGGEWFDSAGKPTFDTPQNVSAIKRYIDFMAADKITNPSNAEYAQNQSVSDFANGKAAMLLWQSAGSNLKTQNMPADAYGVAPVPFLASPPAGGKKVNSMVAGINMAVFKHTKNKDGALSFVKFMTSDEEQTILNKTYGSLPAVKTAASDPAFSATEQKTIQETLVTTAAPLPQVPDESTFETLVGTAMKELFADAASGKPVTEESVKAKLTDAQQKMR; translated from the coding sequence GTGTCGAGACGACACCTCGGGATATTCACCGCCGCCGTACTGGCGGCCGCCTCGCTGACCGCCTGCGGTGGCTCCGGCGACGACTCCGCCGCATCGCCGAAGACGCTCACCTACTGGGCCAGCAACCAGGGCGCCAGCCTGGAGGCCGACAAGACCATCCTCCAGCCCGAGCTGGACAAGTTCGAGAAGCAGACCGGGATCAAGGTTACCGTCGAGGTGGTCCCCTGGTCGGACCTGCTCAACCGCCTGCTGGCCGCCGCCGCCTCCGGCAAGGGCCCGGACGTGGTCAACATCGGCAACACCTGGTCGGCGTCGTTGCAGGCAACCGGCGCGCTGGTCGAGTTCGACGACGCCGCCCTGCAGGCCGTCGGTGGCAAGGACCGGATCGTGCCCGCCGCGCTCGCCGCCGCCGGCGCCCCCGGCAAGCCTCCGGCCGCCGTGCCGCTCTACAGCATGGCGTACAGCCTGTACTACAACAAGAAGTCGTTCGCCGACGCCGGCATCACCGCGCCGCCCACCACCTGGGAGCAGCTCGCCGAGTACGGCAAGAAGCTGAGCACCGGCGGCAAGTGGGGCCTGGCGATCGAGGGGGCCAACCCGTCGGAGAACGCCCACCACGCCTTCACCTTCAGCCAGCAGTACGGCGGCGAGTGGTTCGACTCGGCCGGCAAGCCGACCTTCGACACCCCGCAGAACGTCTCGGCGATCAAGCGGTACATCGACTTCATGGCCGCCGACAAGATCACCAACCCGAGCAACGCCGAGTACGCGCAGAACCAGTCGGTCTCCGACTTCGCCAACGGCAAGGCCGCCATGCTGCTCTGGCAGTCCGCCGGGTCGAACCTGAAGACGCAGAACATGCCCGCCGACGCGTACGGGGTGGCCCCGGTGCCGTTCCTGGCCAGCCCGCCGGCCGGCGGCAAGAAGGTCAACAGCATGGTCGCCGGGATCAACATGGCGGTCTTCAAGCACACCAAGAACAAGGACGGCGCGCTGAGCTTCGTCAAGTTCATGACCAGCGACGAGGAGCAGACGATCCTCAACAAGACGTACGGGTCGCTGCCGGCGGTGAAGACCGCGGCCTCCGACCCGGCGTTCAGCGCCACCGAGCAGAAGACCATCCAGGAGACCCTCGTCACCACCGCGGCCCCGCTGCCGCAGGTGCCCGATGAGAGCACCTTCGAGACCCTGGTCGGCACCGCGATGAAGGAGTTGTTCGCCGACGCGGCCAGCGGCAAGCCGGTCACCGAGGAGTCGGTGAAGGCCAAGCTGACCGACGCGCAGCAGAAGATGCGCTGA
- a CDS encoding carbohydrate ABC transporter permease, whose amino-acid sequence MATSTTAPDADRREPRAGSPVRGPARRPRGPRRSLLPYLLLAPAVVLELAIHVIPMVVGVWMSLLELTQFHIRDWSTAPFIGLENYRATLDLNSAAGKELLHSFWITLAYSLLSVGFAWLLGISAAVVLQRPFRGRAILRALFLTPYALPVYAAVITWSFLLQRDTGLVNHVLVDQLGLMDERPFWLIGDNSFWSLLVVSVWRNWPFAFLCLMAGLQNVPGELYEAAAIDGAGFWRRLRSVTLPMLRPVNLVLLLVLFLWTFNDFNTPFVLFGGSAPEQADLISIHIYRSSFKTWDFGSGSAMSVALLLFLLVVSAAYLLITNRRRDDHA is encoded by the coding sequence ATGGCAACCAGCACCACCGCGCCGGACGCCGACCGGCGCGAACCCCGGGCCGGGTCGCCGGTCCGGGGGCCGGCCCGCCGGCCCCGCGGCCCCCGCCGCTCGCTCCTGCCGTACCTGCTGCTCGCACCGGCCGTCGTGCTGGAACTCGCCATCCACGTGATCCCGATGGTGGTCGGGGTCTGGATGAGCCTGCTGGAGCTGACCCAGTTCCACATCCGCGACTGGTCCACAGCGCCCTTCATCGGGCTGGAGAACTACCGGGCGACGCTCGACCTGAACAGCGCCGCCGGCAAGGAACTGCTGCACTCGTTCTGGATCACCCTGGCCTACAGCCTGCTCTCGGTCGGGTTCGCCTGGCTGCTGGGCATCTCGGCGGCGGTCGTCCTGCAACGGCCGTTCCGTGGACGGGCGATCCTGCGGGCGCTGTTCCTCACCCCGTACGCGCTGCCGGTCTACGCCGCCGTGATCACCTGGAGCTTCCTGCTGCAACGCGACACCGGCCTGGTCAACCACGTGCTCGTGGACCAGCTCGGGCTGATGGACGAACGGCCGTTCTGGTTGATCGGCGACAACAGCTTCTGGTCGCTGCTGGTGGTGTCGGTCTGGCGCAACTGGCCGTTCGCGTTCCTGTGCCTGATGGCCGGGTTGCAGAACGTGCCCGGCGAGCTGTACGAGGCCGCAGCGATCGACGGCGCCGGGTTCTGGCGCCGGCTGCGGTCGGTCACCCTGCCGATGCTGCGACCGGTCAACCTGGTGCTGCTGCTGGTGCTGTTCCTGTGGACGTTCAACGACTTCAACACCCCGTTCGTGCTGTTCGGCGGCTCCGCGCCGGAGCAGGCCGACCTGATCTCCATCCACATCTACCGCAGCTCCTTCAAGACCTGGGACTTCGGCTCCGGGTCGGCGATGTCGGTGGCGCTGCTGCTGTTCCTGCTCGTCGTCTCGGCCGCCTACCTGCTGATCACCAACCGTCGGAGGGACGACCATGCGTGA
- a CDS encoding carbohydrate ABC transporter permease codes for MRETAGERWGRRIVLTLLTLFVVIPLYVMVTSAAKPLQDVQNGFTWWPSRPTLQPFIDMWSTVPLARYLVNSLVVSSIAAVCSVAVAIFAAFAVSRYRFRGRGVFSVTVLSTQMFPGILFLLPLFLIYVNLGNATGIELYASRTGLVITYLTFSLPFSIWMLVGYFDSIPRGLDEAAQVDGAGPLRTLFQVILPAAVPGVVAVTVYAFMTAWGEVLFASVMTDEGSRTLAVGLQGYSTQFNVYWNQIMAASLVVSIPVVVGFLALQRYFVAGLTAGAVK; via the coding sequence ATGCGTGAGACCGCCGGTGAGCGCTGGGGCCGGCGCATCGTGCTGACCCTGCTCACCCTCTTCGTCGTCATCCCGCTCTACGTGATGGTCACCTCCGCGGCGAAGCCGTTGCAGGACGTGCAGAACGGCTTCACCTGGTGGCCCAGCCGGCCCACCCTGCAACCGTTCATCGACATGTGGAGCACCGTGCCGCTGGCCCGGTACCTGGTGAACAGCCTTGTGGTGTCCAGCATCGCGGCGGTCTGCTCGGTGGCGGTGGCCATCTTCGCCGCGTTCGCGGTGAGCCGGTACCGGTTCCGCGGTCGCGGTGTCTTCTCGGTGACGGTGCTGTCCACGCAGATGTTCCCCGGCATCCTGTTCCTGCTGCCGCTGTTCCTCATCTACGTCAACCTGGGCAACGCCACCGGCATCGAGCTGTACGCCAGCCGTACCGGCCTGGTCATCACGTACCTGACCTTCTCGCTGCCGTTCTCGATCTGGATGCTGGTCGGCTACTTCGACTCGATCCCCCGGGGTCTGGACGAGGCGGCGCAGGTCGACGGCGCCGGTCCGCTGCGCACCCTGTTCCAGGTCATCCTGCCGGCCGCCGTGCCCGGCGTCGTCGCGGTCACCGTGTACGCGTTCATGACGGCGTGGGGTGAGGTGCTCTTCGCGTCGGTGATGACCGACGAGGGCAGCCGCACCCTGGCCGTCGGCCTGCAGGGCTACTCCACCCAGTTCAACGTCTACTGGAACCAGATCATGGCCGCCTCCCTGGTGGTCAGCATCCCGGTGGTCGTCGGGTTCCTGGCCCTGCAGCGCTACTTCGTCGCCGGCCTCACCGCCGGCGCGGTCAAGTGA
- a CDS encoding GH1 family beta-glucosidase yields the protein MPDLSKLPPDFLWGVATAAYQIEGAVDVDGRAPSIWDTFSATPGTVDNGDTGAVACDHYHRWPEDLALLRRLGVDAYRFSVAWPRVMPDGVGRVNAAGLDFYDRLVDTLLTDGIRPFVTLYHWDLPQVLQDRGGWPERATAEAFADYAAVVAARLGDRVADWCTVNEPLCVCWIGHLEGNMAPGERDLTRAVHASHHVLLGHGLATQAIRANATRPASVGLVLNLSPIEAATDRPEDVAAARRADGHVNRWWLDPIHGRGYPADMIATYGVEPPVRGDDLTVIATPTDFLGVNYYFRQLVVDDPTGAAPYARQVPVPGSVETAMGWEMYPAGLERLLVDVHEEYRPGRIIVTESGSAWPDEVTADGTVEDKERTDHLEQHLAACASAVARGVPLDGYFVWSLLDNFEWAYGYDKRFGLVHVDYTTQRRTVKASGLRYAELIRAHQRLARTTGTATPVA from the coding sequence GTGCCCGACCTGTCCAAGCTGCCACCCGACTTCCTCTGGGGTGTCGCCACGGCGGCATACCAGATCGAGGGGGCCGTCGACGTCGACGGCCGGGCGCCGTCCATCTGGGACACCTTCTCGGCGACCCCCGGCACTGTCGACAACGGCGACACCGGCGCGGTGGCGTGCGACCACTACCACCGGTGGCCGGAGGACCTGGCGCTACTGCGCCGACTCGGCGTGGACGCGTACCGGTTTTCGGTGGCCTGGCCGCGGGTCATGCCCGACGGCGTCGGGCGGGTCAACGCCGCCGGGCTGGACTTCTACGACCGGCTCGTCGACACGTTGCTCACCGACGGGATCCGGCCGTTCGTCACGCTCTACCACTGGGATCTGCCGCAGGTTCTCCAGGACCGGGGTGGTTGGCCGGAGCGCGCCACCGCCGAGGCGTTCGCCGACTACGCGGCGGTGGTGGCCGCACGCCTCGGTGACCGGGTCGCCGACTGGTGCACCGTCAACGAGCCGCTCTGCGTGTGCTGGATCGGGCACCTGGAGGGCAACATGGCCCCCGGCGAGCGGGACCTCACCCGGGCGGTGCACGCCTCGCACCACGTGCTGCTCGGGCACGGCCTGGCCACCCAGGCGATCCGCGCCAACGCCACCCGGCCGGCCTCGGTGGGCCTGGTGCTCAACCTCAGCCCGATCGAGGCGGCAACCGACCGACCCGAGGACGTCGCGGCGGCCCGCCGGGCCGACGGGCACGTCAACAGGTGGTGGCTGGACCCGATCCACGGGCGCGGCTACCCCGCCGACATGATCGCCACCTACGGGGTCGAGCCGCCGGTCCGCGGCGACGACCTCACGGTGATCGCCACGCCGACGGACTTCCTCGGGGTGAACTACTACTTCCGCCAGCTGGTGGTCGACGACCCGACCGGCGCGGCCCCGTACGCCCGGCAGGTGCCGGTGCCCGGCTCGGTGGAGACGGCGATGGGCTGGGAGATGTACCCGGCGGGCCTGGAGCGGCTCCTCGTCGACGTGCACGAGGAGTACCGGCCGGGCCGGATCATCGTCACCGAGAGCGGCTCGGCGTGGCCGGACGAGGTCACCGCCGACGGCACCGTGGAGGACAAGGAGCGCACCGACCACCTGGAGCAGCACCTGGCCGCGTGCGCGTCGGCGGTGGCCCGAGGGGTTCCCCTGGACGGCTACTTCGTCTGGTCGCTGCTGGACAACTTCGAGTGGGCGTACGGCTACGACAAGCGCTTCGGGCTGGTGCACGTCGACTACACCACCCAGCGCCGGACGGTGAAGGCGAGCGGTCTGCGCTACGCCGAGTTGATCCGCGCCCACCAGCGGCTCGCCCGCACCACCGGCACCGCGACGCCGGTGGCCTGA
- a CDS encoding TMEM175 family protein, translating to MSAARDEVEQPDPKGRVSATDRMTAFSDGVFAIVITLLVIELRVPEYHEGELLNGLLDEGASYLAFVVSFVYIGVLWLNHHALLRLIRGTTLTLSWINLGVLFGAVIIPFPTAVLASAFTHGDTDDQRAAVALYALAAALMSAPWLVFFGYLHRHPALLERRVSPEYVRMQRLRPVTGLILYGLSGLLGWFVSPLLGLIGVIVMITYHAVTSEGLPRWLTRR from the coding sequence ATGTCCGCAGCACGCGACGAGGTAGAGCAGCCCGATCCCAAGGGGCGGGTGTCCGCCACCGACCGGATGACGGCCTTCAGCGACGGCGTCTTCGCCATCGTCATCACGCTCCTGGTCATCGAGCTGCGGGTGCCCGAATACCACGAGGGCGAGCTGCTCAACGGTCTGCTCGACGAGGGCGCCTCCTACCTGGCCTTCGTGGTGTCCTTCGTCTACATCGGGGTGCTCTGGCTCAACCACCACGCGCTGCTGCGGCTGATCCGTGGCACCACGCTCACGTTGAGCTGGATCAACCTCGGCGTGCTCTTCGGCGCGGTGATCATCCCCTTCCCCACAGCGGTGCTGGCGTCGGCGTTCACCCACGGCGACACCGACGACCAACGCGCGGCCGTCGCCCTGTACGCGCTGGCCGCGGCGCTGATGTCGGCCCCCTGGCTGGTGTTCTTCGGCTACCTGCACCGCCACCCGGCGCTGCTGGAGCGCCGGGTCAGCCCCGAGTACGTGCGCATGCAGCGGCTGCGACCGGTCACCGGCCTGATCCTGTACGGCCTGAGCGGTCTGCTCGGTTGGTTCGTCAGCCCGTTGCTGGGCCTGATCGGCGTCATCGTCATGATCACCTATCACGCGGTCACCAGCGAGGGTCTGCCCCGCTGGCTGACCCGTCGTTGA
- a CDS encoding nucleotidyltransferase family protein, with protein sequence MTAGLLLAAGAGRRYGRPKALVELDGEPLVRRAIRLLGDGGCTPVHVVLGAGADEVPDLPGAVPVRHDRWPDGLGSSLLRGLASLPAVVPAVVVVLVDQPLLSPVAVRRVRAAYAGGAVVAVATYAGRPGHPILLDRRTWPLLGGYAVGDRGARGLLRDRPDLVVEVPCDDVGSPVDVDTPADLLRLCPVNDGSASGADPRW encoded by the coding sequence GTGACCGCCGGACTGCTGCTGGCCGCCGGCGCCGGGCGGCGCTACGGCCGACCGAAGGCGCTTGTCGAGCTGGACGGCGAGCCGCTGGTGCGGCGCGCGATCCGGCTGCTCGGCGACGGCGGCTGTACGCCAGTGCACGTGGTGCTCGGCGCGGGAGCCGACGAGGTGCCCGACCTGCCCGGCGCGGTGCCGGTCCGCCACGACCGCTGGCCCGACGGGCTGGGCTCGTCGCTGCTGCGGGGCCTGGCCTCGCTGCCGGCCGTCGTACCGGCCGTCGTCGTGGTCCTCGTCGACCAGCCACTGCTCAGCCCGGTGGCGGTGCGCCGGGTGCGCGCGGCGTACGCCGGCGGTGCTGTCGTCGCGGTCGCCACCTACGCCGGTCGCCCCGGGCACCCGATCCTGCTGGATCGACGGACCTGGCCGCTGCTGGGCGGGTACGCCGTCGGCGACCGGGGCGCCCGTGGCCTGCTGCGCGACCGGCCGGACCTGGTGGTCGAGGTGCCCTGCGACGACGTCGGGTCCCCGGTCGACGTGGACACCCCCGCCGACCTGCTTCGGCTGTGCCCGGTCAACGACGGGTCAGCCAGCGGGGCAGACCCTCGCTGGTGA
- a CDS encoding 2Fe-2S iron-sulfur cluster-binding protein, which produces MTVEVNGTSREVTLDNRTTLLDTLREHLDLTGAKKGCDHGQCGSCTVLLDGRRVKSCLVFTVTVDGRSVVTVEGLAGPDGLSPLQAAFVAHDAFQCGYCTPGQLCSARGMLDEVSRGWPSAVTDDLNTPAELTDAEIRERMAGNLCRCAAYPHIVAAVRETASS; this is translated from the coding sequence GTGACGGTCGAGGTCAACGGCACGTCCCGCGAGGTGACCCTGGACAACCGCACCACCCTGCTCGACACACTGCGCGAACACCTCGACCTGACCGGGGCGAAGAAGGGCTGCGACCACGGCCAGTGCGGCTCCTGCACGGTGCTGCTGGACGGCCGCCGGGTGAAGAGCTGCCTGGTCTTCACGGTCACCGTGGACGGCCGGTCGGTGGTGACCGTCGAAGGGCTGGCCGGGCCGGACGGGCTGTCCCCGTTGCAGGCCGCCTTCGTCGCGCACGACGCGTTCCAGTGCGGCTACTGCACCCCCGGGCAGCTCTGCTCCGCCCGCGGCATGCTCGACGAGGTCTCCCGGGGATGGCCCAGCGCGGTTACCGACGACCTGAACACCCCCGCCGAGCTGACCGACGCGGAGATCCGCGAGCGGATGGCCGGCAACCTGTGCCGCTGCGCCGCGTACCCACACATCGTCGCGGCCGTGCGCGAGACGGCGTCCTCGTGA
- a CDS encoding FAD binding domain-containing protein, with protein MRAFRYHRPADVAEAVAVLTAEPHAAYLGGGTNLVDLMKLGVQRPDVLVDVTRLPLDTVEEMPDGGLRIGATVRNSDLAAHPVVRRDYPVLARALLAAASGQLRNMATTGGNLLQRTRCVYFQDTSKACNKRKPGSGCAALHGQNRDLAVLDWSEQCVATHPSDLAVALAALDTVVEVHETDGPRDIPIAELYRSPGAHPERETTLARGALITAVRLPPLPAARRSTYLKVRDRASFAFAAGSVAAVLDLDGDVVRDVRLAYGAVAHRPWRAYRAEEELRGRPFSPEVAARAADAELAEARPLRHNGFKLPLTRAITVRALTELASS; from the coding sequence GTGAGGGCGTTCCGCTACCACCGGCCCGCCGACGTGGCCGAGGCGGTCGCCGTGCTGACGGCCGAACCGCACGCCGCCTACCTGGGCGGCGGAACCAACCTCGTCGACCTCATGAAGCTCGGGGTGCAGCGCCCCGACGTGCTGGTGGACGTGACCCGGCTCCCGCTCGACACCGTCGAGGAGATGCCCGACGGCGGCCTGCGGATCGGCGCGACAGTCCGCAACAGCGACCTCGCGGCCCACCCGGTGGTGCGCCGCGACTACCCGGTGCTGGCCCGGGCCCTGCTCGCCGCCGCCTCCGGACAGCTGCGCAACATGGCCACCACCGGCGGCAACCTGTTGCAGCGCACCCGCTGCGTCTACTTCCAGGACACCAGCAAGGCGTGCAACAAACGGAAGCCGGGCAGCGGCTGCGCCGCCCTGCACGGCCAGAACCGCGACCTGGCGGTGCTGGACTGGTCCGAGCAGTGCGTGGCCACCCACCCGTCCGACCTGGCCGTCGCGCTGGCCGCCCTGGACACGGTGGTGGAGGTGCACGAGACCGACGGCCCCCGCGACATCCCGATCGCCGAGCTCTACCGCTCCCCCGGCGCCCACCCGGAACGGGAGACCACACTGGCCCGGGGCGCGCTGATCACCGCCGTCCGGCTACCGCCGCTACCGGCCGCGCGCCGCTCGACGTACCTCAAGGTGCGCGACCGGGCCTCGTTCGCCTTCGCTGCCGGCTCGGTGGCCGCGGTGCTGGACCTCGACGGGGACGTGGTCCGCGACGTGCGGCTGGCGTACGGGGCGGTGGCGCACCGGCCGTGGCGGGCGTACCGGGCCGAGGAGGAGCTGCGCGGCCGTCCGTTCAGCCCCGAGGTGGCGGCCCGGGCCGCCGACGCGGAGCTGGCCGAGGCGCGCCCGCTACGGCACAACGGCTTCAAGCTGCCACTGACCCGGGCCATCACCGTACGGGCACTCACCGAACTGGCGTCGTCGTGA
- a CDS encoding xanthine dehydrogenase family protein molybdopterin-binding subunit, with protein sequence MTTGAVGRAYPRLEGPAKVTGTARYAVEYPVDGVTYGWAVPAAVVRGRITRIDTTDALASPGVLAVVHHGNAPRMALGPQPELRLLQEPAVHYRGQYVAVVVATSLEAAREGARLVRIDYDTGPHSTVLTDDHPGLYKPDQVNPSYPTDTAEGDFDAGYAAAPVRVDVTYRTPAYHNNPMEPHATTAQWHNGQLLVHDSTQGATPVRATLAELFELPPESIRVVAEHVGGGFGSKGYAKASVVLAALAARHVDRPVKLALTRQQLFGPVGYRTPTIQRVRLAADTDGRLTAICHDAISQTSTIREFAEQTAVYTRSMYAAPHRRTTHRLVRLDVPTPFWMRAPGECPGAYALESAVDELAIAVGIDPVELRIRNDTAVDPDQGRPFTSRNLVACLREGAQRFGWAGRDPSPRSRRDGRWLIGTGVAGSSYPARARPSTATATARPDGSFLVQINATDIGTGARTAIWQVAADALGVPPEKVEIRIGDSALPAAALAGGSMGTASWSWAVIRAAQALREKLRDGGPPTGEVTAEADTTEEVGGQPALPRYAYGAHFVEVRVDADTGEVRLNRMLGVFAAGRVVNPTTARSQLIGGMTMGLSMALHEEGLLDERYGDWVNHDLATYHITGCADVESIEAYWLDERDDELNPAGVKGLGEIGIVGAAAAVANAVHHATGVRIRELPIRLDKLIGVSDLA encoded by the coding sequence GTGACCACCGGGGCGGTCGGACGGGCGTACCCGCGGCTGGAGGGCCCGGCGAAGGTCACCGGCACGGCCCGGTACGCGGTGGAGTACCCGGTGGACGGGGTCACCTACGGCTGGGCGGTCCCGGCAGCGGTGGTGCGGGGCCGGATCACCCGGATCGACACGACGGACGCGCTGGCGTCGCCCGGTGTGCTGGCGGTGGTACACCACGGCAACGCGCCCCGGATGGCGCTCGGCCCGCAGCCGGAGCTGCGGCTGTTGCAGGAGCCGGCGGTGCACTACCGGGGGCAGTACGTCGCGGTGGTGGTGGCCACCAGCCTGGAGGCGGCCCGCGAGGGAGCCCGCCTGGTCCGGATCGACTACGACACCGGCCCGCACAGCACAGTGCTCACCGACGACCACCCCGGCCTGTACAAACCGGACCAGGTCAACCCCAGCTATCCGACGGACACCGCCGAGGGCGACTTCGACGCCGGGTACGCGGCCGCCCCGGTGCGGGTGGACGTCACCTACCGGACCCCGGCCTACCACAACAACCCGATGGAACCGCACGCCACCACCGCGCAGTGGCACAACGGACAGCTGCTGGTGCACGACTCCACCCAGGGCGCGACGCCGGTACGCGCCACCCTCGCCGAGCTGTTCGAGCTGCCGCCGGAGTCGATCCGGGTCGTCGCCGAGCACGTCGGCGGCGGCTTCGGCAGCAAGGGGTACGCCAAGGCCTCGGTGGTGCTGGCCGCCCTCGCCGCCCGGCACGTCGACCGCCCGGTCAAACTGGCCCTGACCCGTCAGCAACTGTTCGGGCCGGTCGGCTACCGCACCCCCACCATCCAGCGGGTCCGCCTCGCCGCCGACACCGACGGCCGGCTCACCGCCATCTGCCACGACGCGATCAGCCAGACCTCGACCATCCGGGAGTTCGCCGAGCAGACCGCCGTCTACACCCGCAGCATGTACGCCGCACCGCACCGCCGCACCACACACCGGCTGGTCCGCCTCGACGTACCCACGCCGTTCTGGATGCGCGCCCCCGGCGAGTGTCCCGGCGCGTACGCGCTGGAGTCCGCTGTGGACGAGCTGGCCATCGCCGTCGGCATCGACCCGGTGGAGCTGCGCATCCGCAACGACACCGCTGTCGACCCCGACCAGGGGCGCCCGTTCACCAGCCGCAACCTGGTGGCCTGCCTGCGCGAGGGCGCACAGCGCTTCGGCTGGGCCGGCCGTGATCCGTCGCCCCGGTCCCGGCGCGACGGACGCTGGCTGATCGGGACGGGGGTGGCCGGTTCGAGCTACCCGGCCCGGGCCCGGCCGTCCACGGCGACGGCCACCGCCCGACCCGACGGGAGTTTCCTGGTCCAGATCAACGCCACCGACATCGGCACCGGCGCCCGGACGGCGATCTGGCAGGTGGCCGCCGACGCCCTCGGGGTGCCGCCGGAGAAGGTGGAGATCCGGATCGGGGACAGCGCGCTGCCGGCGGCGGCGCTGGCCGGCGGCTCGATGGGGACCGCCAGCTGGAGCTGGGCGGTGATACGCGCCGCGCAGGCGCTGCGCGAGAAACTGCGCGACGGCGGGCCGCCGACCGGCGAGGTGACCGCCGAGGCGGACACCACCGAGGAGGTGGGCGGGCAGCCCGCGCTGCCCCGGTACGCGTACGGGGCGCACTTCGTCGAGGTACGGGTCGACGCGGACACCGGCGAGGTACGACTGAACCGGATGCTCGGCGTGTTCGCGGCCGGGCGGGTGGTGAACCCGACGACGGCGCGCAGCCAACTGATCGGCGGGATGACGATGGGGCTGTCGATGGCGCTGCACGAGGAGGGGCTGCTCGACGAGCGGTACGGCGACTGGGTCAACCACGACCTGGCCACGTACCACATCACCGGCTGCGCGGACGTGGAGTCCATCGAGGCGTACTGGCTGGACGAGCGCGACGACGAGCTGAACCCGGCCGGGGTGAAGGGCCTCGGCGAGATCGGCATCGTCGGCGCCGCTGCGGCGGTCGCCAACGCAGTGCACCACGCGACCGGCGTACGGATCCGGGAGCTGCCGATCCGGCTGGACAAGCTCATCGGAGTATCAGACTTGGCTTAA